A stretch of the Xyrauchen texanus isolate HMW12.3.18 chromosome 20, RBS_HiC_50CHRs, whole genome shotgun sequence genome encodes the following:
- the LOC127660464 gene encoding protein FAM83B-like isoform X2, which translates to MDIFTDVDIFKELVDASVRGVPVYILLDHDYFKSFLTMVEKQDVQIQKLRNMRVRTVKGQEYCCRSGAKFHGRMGQKFILFDCQTAFFGSYSFMWSYEKINLSIMQVITGKLVETYDEEFRTLYARSTIPTPFQTPDRQCDMRPNGKMDGYLIHSNNPFERKDHLRHTLDAVYRQTCERRSGFSQVREIEERPVHASHNRLLQETSDFYKRHSYAGKRQEPACIPQLSKYGSSNWNVAAESCRYGGFSNNMDNQYESYVVHPMYRGSHIRQSYHGHDKQVLNMRQKLPSLASSSKSFLRTWRIESYLNNNNNNATFGENIDYLDQYEENKMAPPQHSRLRSSMVFTSTIPEQPETNSYTNNSASFNHDQAGFQSNAQIYSSTQWNQPYTGTNTNFNFGRDAIYASLNKTKNQFINNEPDIQQDNWYKRHSVADPRTNTYNNEKIEPSSYMYASLPRRPRDKVSTNELPRTEGYTPNLKESQISKDQRSISHYDVEKADESTTTSGIWQEPPSRTVSATLLDTEDSLPSKSIGVTSPRFLKRSTKKIRSLLNIPQKGDGSPKRKNGSSLKSSTDTILSDDDAVRDKKCHSSTTNSIKSINSSRFRNAGENKSGLVGETSAPQFSTDKLHQGQTTSAAETAKTQEHIPVITQNERSDATLSTSDLLPKQQVPANRLYSRFEPLCSFESKSPSASQPVSTNSHTTLKTRNSVFLRGEPMSDHNRYTNQQTHGHDNRFGRFIQRVGNLINKNKY; encoded by the exons ATGGACATTTTCACTGATGTGGACATCTTTAAAGAGCTGGTCGATGCCTCCGTTAGGGGGGTTCCTGTTTACATTCTACTCGACCATGACTACTTCAAAAGTTTTCTCACCATGGTAGAAAAACAAGACGTCCAAATCCAGAAACTCAGG AACATGAGGGTACGTACAGTGAAAGGCCAGGAATATTGTTGCAGATCTGGGGCAAAGTTCCATGGAAGAATGGGCCAGAAATTTATCCTTTTTGACTGCCAAACAGCATTTTTTGGATCATACAG cttcatgTGGTCATATGAAAAGATCAACCTCAGTATTATGCAGGTTATTACAGGCAAACTAGTGGAGACTTACGACGAGGAGTTCCGGACGTTGTATGCTCGATCGACTATCCCAACTCCATTTCAGACTCCAGACAGGCAGTGTGACATGAGACCAAATGGCAAAATGGATGGATACCTCATTCATTCCAATAACCCCTTTGAAAGAAAAGACCATTTAAGGCATACGCTCGATGCAGTTTACCGACAAACTTGTGAAAGGCGATCAGGGTTTTCACAAGTGAGAGAGATTGAAGAAAGGCCGGTTCATGCCTCACACAATCGATTACTTCAAGAAACATCAGATTTTTACAAAAGACACAGCTATGCAGGCAAGCGTCAGGAGCCTGCATGTATTCCACAACTGTCCAAGTATGGCTCAAGTAATTGGAATGTAGCAGCAGAAAGCTGCCGTTATGGAGGTTTCTCCAACAACATGGACAACCAGTATGAAAGTTACGTTGTCCACCCGATGTACAGAGGTTCACACATACGGCAGTCTTACCATGGCCACGACAAACAAGTTCTCAACATGAGGCAAAAGCTACCCAGCTTAGCAAGTTCCTCCAAGTCTTTCCTTCGTACCTGGAGGATAGAGTCTtacctcaacaacaacaacaacaatgcaaCCTTTGGGGAGAACATCGATTATCTGGACCAGTATGAGGAGAATAAAATGGCGCCTCCTCAGCACTCTCGTCTTAGGTCATCAATGGTTTTCACATCTACCATTCCAGAGCAACCAGAGACAAACAGCTACACCAATAATTCAGCATCCTTCAACCATGATCAAGCAGGATTTCAGTCAAATGCCCAGATCTATTCCTCAACGCAGTGGAATCAGCCTTATACAGGGACTAACACAAACTTCAACTTCGGAAGAGATGCTATATATGCCAGtctaaacaaaactaaaaatcaATTTATAAACAATGAACCTGACATCCAACAAGATAACTGGTACAAGAGGCACAGTGTGGCAGATCCCAGGACCAATACATATAACAATGAAAAGATCGAACCCTCTAGTTATATGTATGCTTCTTTGCCTAGAAGACCAAGAGACAAGGTTTCCACAAATGAGCTTCCCAGAACTGAAGGGTACACTCCAAATCTCAAAGAATCTCAAATCTCAAAGGACCAGAGATCCATCTCGCATTATGATGTAGAAAAGGCAGATGAGAGTACGACTACTTCAGGCATATGGCAAGAACCTCCCTCAAGAACTGTGTCAGCAACACTTCTAGACACAGAGGACAGTCTACCTTCAAAATCCATTGGGGTAACATCGCCACGCTTCTTAAAAAGGAGCACCAAGAAAATAAGATCTCTTTTAAACATCCCACAGAAAGGTGATGGCTCTCCAAAAAGAAAGAATGGCTCAAGTCTTAAAAGCAGCACCGATACGATTCTCTCAGATGATGATGCAGTACGAGATAAGAAATGCCACAGTAGCACTACCAATTCCATAAAATCCATTAATAGTAGTAGATTTAGGAATGCAGGTGAGAATAAATCTGGCCTGGTGGGTGAGACATCTGCACCACAATTTAGCACTGATAAGCTTCATCAAGGCCAAACCACAAGTGCTGCAGAGACTGCCAAAACACAGGAACATATCCCGGTCATTACTCAGAACGAGAGGTCAGATGCTACATTATCCACATCAGATCTGTTGCCAAAGCAACAAGTACCTGCAAACAGGCTGTACAGCAGATTTGAGCCACTTTGCTCATTTGAATCAAAGAGTCCCTCAGCAAGTCAGCCTGTATCGACAAACAGCCACACAACCCTGAAAACAAGGAATTCTGTGTTTTTAAGAGGAGAGCCAATGAGTGACCATAACAGATACACAAACCAACAGACACATGGACATGACAACAGATTTGGTCGTTTCATTCAAAGGGTTGGAAATTTGATAAACAAGAATAAATACTGA